The following are encoded together in the Adhaeribacter arboris genome:
- a CDS encoding carboxylesterase/lipase family protein, whose product MVNNRRSFLQKLGLGTTAFGLSTAFSLPSLAGSTKVKKEEEDQILFIGEKIAIANTAYGKVRGFKLRGIYTYLGIPYGADTSGENRFMPPKKPTPWTDVKPTIWWGNTAPQNMEKRYADPISSFIDHWNYDDVSEDCLRLNVWTPAIADGKKRPVIVWLHGGGYTNGNAIEQDGYHGENISRRGDVVYVSINHRLGPMGFANFAGANATKYAASGNVGMLDCVAALEWVKANITNFGGDPGSVTIIGQSGGGGKVCTLMAMPSAKGLFHKGVALSGATLKVTEKETSEKLGSYILQEAGLTKDQVDKLQTLPWKEYYEIATRASKKLADEMKAAGKRGGNWAPVADGNFLPQHPFDPVASPLSADVPLILCSTLNESSPSRSDASLENITLDAVKEKVKERFGDNAGKVIDSYAKAFPERKPIEIWSMAVSNRQNVVALANAKSKQKAPVYVAWFGWQPPLFDNRMRAFHCSDISFWFYNTDLMYTHTGGGSRPRKLSAKMADSFLKFARTGNPNGGGLPTWPKYTPENGETMFLDDTPVIKNDPDREARKALA is encoded by the coding sequence ATGGTAAATAACCGTAGAAGTTTTCTGCAAAAGCTTGGTTTAGGTACTACTGCCTTTGGTCTGAGCACTGCTTTTTCGTTGCCCTCGCTAGCTGGTTCCACTAAAGTAAAAAAGGAAGAAGAGGATCAAATACTCTTTATTGGCGAGAAAATAGCAATAGCTAATACCGCTTATGGAAAAGTAAGAGGTTTTAAGTTAAGAGGCATTTATACGTACCTGGGCATTCCGTACGGCGCGGATACTTCCGGCGAAAACCGGTTTATGCCGCCGAAAAAACCAACTCCCTGGACCGATGTAAAACCTACTATCTGGTGGGGAAACACCGCCCCGCAAAACATGGAGAAAAGGTATGCCGACCCCATAAGCTCTTTTATCGACCACTGGAATTACGACGATGTGAGCGAAGATTGTTTGCGCCTGAACGTGTGGACACCTGCTATTGCGGACGGCAAAAAACGGCCGGTAATTGTGTGGTTGCACGGCGGTGGTTATACCAACGGCAATGCCATTGAGCAGGACGGTTACCACGGCGAAAATATCAGCCGGCGCGGCGATGTGGTGTATGTTTCGATTAATCACCGTTTAGGACCCATGGGATTCGCCAATTTTGCCGGTGCCAATGCCACCAAGTACGCGGCTTCGGGTAACGTTGGTATGTTGGATTGTGTAGCGGCTCTGGAATGGGTAAAAGCGAATATCACCAACTTCGGTGGCGACCCAGGTAGCGTAACTATTATTGGCCAATCCGGAGGTGGCGGTAAAGTTTGTACCTTAATGGCCATGCCTTCGGCAAAAGGCTTATTTCATAAAGGAGTAGCATTAAGTGGAGCTACTTTAAAAGTTACGGAAAAAGAAACTTCCGAAAAGCTAGGTTCTTATATTTTGCAGGAAGCCGGTTTAACTAAGGACCAGGTTGATAAACTGCAAACTTTACCCTGGAAAGAATACTACGAAATAGCTACCCGGGCGAGTAAAAAGTTAGCCGATGAGATGAAAGCTGCTGGTAAACGGGGCGGTAACTGGGCGCCAGTGGCCGATGGTAATTTTCTACCACAGCATCCTTTCGATCCGGTAGCCTCTCCCCTGTCAGCCGACGTTCCGTTAATTTTGTGCTCTACGCTGAATGAGTCCTCGCCAAGCCGCTCCGATGCTTCTCTGGAAAATATTACTCTGGATGCCGTAAAAGAAAAAGTGAAAGAACGCTTCGGCGATAATGCTGGCAAAGTAATCGACTCTTACGCCAAAGCTTTCCCCGAAAGAAAACCCATTGAAATCTGGTCGATGGCCGTGAGTAACCGACAGAATGTAGTGGCATTGGCCAATGCTAAGTCCAAGCAAAAAGCGCCGGTGTATGTGGCCTGGTTTGGCTGGCAGCCGCCATTATTCGATAACCGGATGCGCGCTTTCCATTGCAGCGATATCAGTTTCTGGTTTTATAATACCGATTTAATGTATACCCATACCGGTGGTGGTTCACGACCCCGGAAATTATCGGCAAAAATGGCGGATTCTTTCTTAAAATTTGCACGCACCGGTAACCCGAACGGCGGCGGTCTGCCCACCTGGCCTAAATACACCCCCGAAAACGGCGAAACCATGTTCCTGGACGATACGCCGGTGATTAAAAACGACCCGGACCGCGAAGCCCGTAAAGCTTTAGCGTAG
- a CDS encoding ABC transporter ATP-binding protein: protein MKLLFEYLKQYKWLVFLALLLAAINQTFSLLDPLILRKIIDDYATAAVTKKLQLTTVEFFKGAGTLILLAMGVAMVSRIAKAFQDYYVNVITQRLGAQIYSDGLRHSLDLPYSVFEDQRSGETLGKLQKVRIDVEKLISNFINVLFTSLIGIIFVVVYAINVYWVIAPVYFSAVPILGILSSVLSKKIKVIQKTIVAETTALAGATTESLRNIELVKSLGLAQQETVRLNNTTDKILKLELKKVKYIRSLSFVQGTCVNLLRNVILLLMLYLVFTNRITVGDFISMFIYSFFIFGPLQELGNIINIYRETEVSLDNFQKILNTPKEAKPAHPVPLETIQTLAFEKVNFKHQTATNRALDGISFKTRLGETIAFVGPSGSGKTTLVKLLVGLYKPEQGRILYNGTPGNELDLDNLREQIGFVTQDTQLFAGTIRENLLFVAPQATDADCLDALRKAACHTLLARADKGLDTVIGEGGVKVSGGEKQRLSIARALLRNPTLLVFDEATSSLDSLTEEEISKTVRDVSLSAHHMTILIAHRLSTVLHADCIYVLERGKIAESGKHLELLEQKGLYYAMWRQQIGERHVEEKPALV, encoded by the coding sequence ATGAAATTGCTCTTTGAATATTTAAAACAATATAAATGGCTGGTTTTCCTGGCCTTGTTACTAGCCGCCATCAACCAAACTTTTTCGCTCTTAGACCCGCTCATTCTCCGGAAAATAATCGACGATTATGCCACCGCGGCGGTTACCAAAAAGTTGCAATTAACTACCGTTGAGTTCTTTAAAGGTGCGGGCACCTTAATTTTACTAGCTATGGGCGTAGCCATGGTGTCGCGTATTGCCAAAGCATTTCAGGATTATTACGTGAACGTCATCACGCAGCGGCTCGGCGCCCAAATTTACTCCGACGGTTTGCGCCATTCCCTGGATTTACCTTATTCGGTGTTCGAAGACCAGCGCAGCGGGGAAACTTTAGGCAAGCTGCAAAAAGTACGGATTGATGTGGAAAAGCTTATTTCCAACTTTATCAACGTCCTTTTTACTTCTTTAATCGGGATTATTTTCGTGGTGGTGTATGCCATTAACGTGTACTGGGTGATTGCACCGGTTTATTTTTCGGCAGTGCCTATCCTGGGGATTTTAAGCTCGGTACTAAGCAAAAAAATTAAAGTAATTCAGAAAACCATTGTGGCCGAAACAACTGCATTGGCTGGGGCTACTACCGAATCATTACGCAATATTGAGCTGGTAAAAAGCTTGGGCTTAGCGCAGCAGGAAACGGTACGGTTAAACAACACTACCGACAAAATTTTAAAATTAGAACTAAAAAAAGTAAAGTACATCCGTAGTTTGAGCTTTGTGCAAGGTACCTGCGTGAACTTACTGCGCAACGTTATTCTGCTGTTGATGCTTTACCTGGTGTTTACCAACCGGATTACCGTAGGCGATTTTATTTCGATGTTTATTTACTCGTTCTTTATATTTGGGCCACTGCAGGAGTTGGGTAACATAATTAATATTTACCGCGAAACAGAAGTCTCGTTAGACAACTTCCAGAAAATATTAAACACTCCCAAAGAAGCTAAGCCTGCGCATCCGGTTCCGCTTGAAACTATTCAAACCCTGGCTTTCGAAAAGGTTAATTTTAAGCACCAAACGGCTACTAACCGGGCTTTAGATGGCATTTCTTTTAAAACCCGGTTAGGCGAAACCATTGCTTTTGTGGGTCCATCGGGTTCGGGTAAAACTACCCTGGTGAAATTGCTGGTGGGCTTGTACAAACCCGAGCAAGGCCGCATTTTGTACAATGGTACTCCGGGCAATGAACTGGATTTAGATAATTTGCGTGAACAGATTGGCTTTGTTACTCAGGATACCCAGTTATTTGCCGGTACTATTCGAGAAAATTTACTATTTGTGGCTCCTCAGGCTACCGACGCCGATTGCCTGGACGCGCTTCGGAAAGCCGCCTGCCATACTTTACTGGCCCGCGCCGATAAAGGCTTAGATACTGTAATCGGCGAAGGCGGAGTAAAAGTTTCGGGCGGGGAAAAGCAACGCCTAAGTATTGCCCGGGCTTTATTGCGGAACCCTACTTTGCTGGTTTTCGACGAAGCTACTTCGTCTCTGGATTCCTTAACCGAAGAAGAAATAAGTAAAACCGTGCGCGATGTTTCTTTAAGTGCCCACCACATGACTATTTTAATTGCGCACCGCCTTTCTACGGTACTGCACGCCGATTGCATTTACGTACTGGAACGTGGTAAAATTGCCGAATCGGGTAAACACCTGGAGTTACTCGAGCAAAAGGGTTTGTATTACGCCATGTGGCGTCAGCAAATTGGCGAACGCCATGTAGAAGAAAAACCTGCTTTAGTGTAG
- a CDS encoding CehA/McbA family metallohydrolase yields the protein MLLIQPSILSAQQSETGRLEVQVTDAATNQLTPVRVRLSRHGWVIKKLPKEAVPVMYGVWDHADGYEYQPDSSFYVAGKFSLNLALGTYHLSLAKGPEFLEQQYDLQIKAGQVNQQNYQLKRWINMPEKGWYSADDHIHIRRSPREDSLLLTWTQAEDVHVGVMLRMGDFWETYYPQYAWGEKGVYQKKDYLLTSGQEDPRTPELGHALGIGASDKVRYSKEYYYYDKVFDKLHELGGVSGYAHQAETFHGYRGLTLDGLRGKIDVLELLQFCASDKPLLTAHYYHLLDLGIPITAVAGSDFPWCGKDHDKGPPERSARLGNVRFYTYVDEPFNYNTWKASLAAGHTFVSSGPMLNFEVNGQLPGSKLEVSKGTTLHITAHAYGHSSQVPLQALEIVGHGQVLGRITIKESGQSAEHLSLTLDVPAEQGIWLAARAYGNSSQAAHTTPVYVQVDGKNFYNPATAPHYLKLSEKYLGELRRELKKRRADPQYQAWHYRAGLERRIAETRSLIKEMKKTLK from the coding sequence GTGTTACTGATACAACCCAGCATTCTATCCGCGCAACAATCAGAAACCGGTCGCCTGGAAGTACAAGTAACCGATGCTGCTACAAATCAATTAACGCCAGTTCGGGTGCGATTGAGCCGACACGGCTGGGTTATAAAAAAATTACCAAAAGAAGCGGTGCCGGTTATGTATGGCGTATGGGACCATGCCGATGGCTATGAGTATCAACCCGATAGTTCTTTTTATGTAGCCGGTAAATTTAGCCTAAATTTGGCACTAGGCACGTATCACCTTTCGCTGGCTAAAGGGCCGGAATTCTTGGAACAACAATACGACTTACAAATTAAGGCGGGGCAGGTTAACCAGCAGAATTACCAATTAAAGCGCTGGATAAATATGCCTGAGAAAGGCTGGTATTCTGCGGATGACCATATCCATATCCGGCGCTCGCCGCGCGAAGATTCTTTGCTACTCACCTGGACCCAGGCCGAAGATGTGCACGTAGGCGTAATGCTGCGCATGGGCGATTTTTGGGAAACGTATTACCCGCAATATGCCTGGGGCGAAAAAGGAGTTTACCAGAAAAAAGATTATTTACTTACTTCCGGCCAGGAAGACCCGCGCACGCCTGAACTAGGCCATGCTTTAGGAATAGGTGCCTCCGATAAGGTACGGTATTCCAAAGAATATTATTACTACGATAAGGTTTTTGATAAGCTTCATGAATTAGGTGGAGTAAGCGGCTACGCGCACCAAGCTGAAACATTTCACGGGTACCGGGGCCTTACTTTAGATGGTTTACGCGGGAAAATAGACGTATTGGAATTGCTGCAATTCTGCGCCTCGGATAAACCTTTACTTACCGCACATTACTACCACTTGCTCGATTTAGGAATACCTATTACGGCAGTAGCTGGTTCCGATTTTCCGTGGTGCGGCAAAGACCACGACAAAGGACCACCGGAACGTTCGGCTCGCTTGGGTAATGTTCGTTTCTATACCTACGTAGACGAGCCATTTAATTATAATACCTGGAAAGCCAGTTTAGCAGCCGGACATACCTTTGTTTCCAGCGGCCCCATGCTCAATTTTGAAGTAAATGGACAACTACCCGGCAGCAAGCTAGAAGTAAGTAAAGGAACAACTTTGCATATTACAGCGCATGCATACGGCCATTCCAGTCAGGTACCTTTACAAGCCCTAGAGATTGTGGGACATGGCCAGGTTTTAGGCCGAATTACAATTAAAGAATCGGGGCAATCGGCAGAGCATCTTTCTTTAACTTTGGATGTTCCGGCGGAACAAGGTATTTGGTTAGCGGCCCGCGCTTACGGCAATTCCAGCCAAGCGGCTCATACTACGCCGGTATACGTGCAGGTTGACGGAAAAAACTTTTACAATCCTGCCACTGCTCCTCACTATTTAAAATTAAGCGAAAAATACCTGGGGGAACTCCGAAGAGAATTAAAAAAACGACGAGCTGACCCGCAATACCAAGCCTGGCACTACCGCGCGGGTCTGGAAAGGCGCATTGCCGAAACGCGCTCGCTGATAAAAGAGATGAAGAAAACGTTAAAGTAA
- a CDS encoding peptide MFS transporter, translated as MDLTETQIAEAPPATTRHPKQLYLLFFTEMWERFSFYGMKALLLAYMVTQLKFPEPKGYAILGSYAALVYTMPLFGGLMADRFLGYRKAILFGGVLMSIGHLVMAVPQGWSFFYGMAFIICGNGFFKPNISSIVGTLYADNDPRKDSAFSLFYMGINIGAALGGLLCGYVGQRINWHYGFGLAGIFMILGLVVFYFGQKSLQHRGLPPDSAELKRPVFAGVSTELLIYIASLLVVPAVVALFNRYELMDYIMFGLGILSLVYIVYTAFQLDGAARSKLLAALVLIVFSSLFWAFYEQNSGSLNLFAMRNVDMHVAGIELPALSVNNFLPPAWVIILSFFFAWLWPVLNRKKLEPSTPVKFGLSFIFVGSGFYVFYVACQVGAATGLISLPAFILGYCLIICGELCLSPIGLSMVTKLAPTRMVALMMGIFFFASAIGEFLAGKIGALMSVPVDVVNNPILSLPYYAVILSKIGMWSIGTGIVLTCLSPVIRKWMKDVR; from the coding sequence ATGGACCTCACGGAAACCCAAATTGCCGAAGCCCCTCCTGCAACTACCCGTCACCCGAAGCAACTGTATTTATTATTTTTTACTGAAATGTGGGAGCGGTTTTCTTTCTATGGCATGAAAGCTTTGCTGCTGGCGTATATGGTTACCCAACTAAAATTTCCGGAGCCGAAAGGTTACGCCATTCTGGGTTCGTATGCCGCTCTGGTGTATACCATGCCGCTGTTTGGCGGCCTGATGGCCGACCGGTTTTTAGGTTACCGCAAAGCCATCTTGTTCGGAGGAGTTTTAATGTCCATCGGACATTTAGTAATGGCGGTACCGCAGGGTTGGAGTTTCTTTTACGGAATGGCTTTTATTATTTGCGGCAATGGCTTTTTTAAACCAAATATATCCAGCATAGTAGGCACTTTATACGCCGACAACGACCCTCGAAAAGATAGTGCTTTCTCGCTTTTTTACATGGGAATAAATATTGGGGCGGCACTAGGCGGTTTGTTGTGCGGCTACGTAGGGCAACGCATCAACTGGCACTATGGTTTCGGGTTGGCGGGTATCTTCATGATTTTAGGATTAGTCGTGTTTTACTTTGGGCAGAAATCCTTGCAGCACCGGGGTCTACCTCCCGATTCCGCCGAATTAAAAAGACCGGTATTTGCCGGTGTTTCCACCGAATTACTAATTTATATTGCTTCGCTCTTAGTTGTGCCTGCGGTTGTAGCGCTCTTTAATCGGTACGAACTAATGGATTACATTATGTTTGGGTTAGGAATTTTATCGCTGGTTTACATAGTATACACAGCCTTTCAGTTAGATGGAGCCGCCCGAAGTAAATTACTCGCCGCGCTGGTATTAATTGTATTTTCTAGCTTGTTTTGGGCTTTCTACGAGCAAAATTCGGGTTCGCTTAATTTATTTGCCATGCGCAACGTAGATATGCACGTGGCCGGTATAGAGTTACCTGCCTTATCGGTTAATAATTTTTTACCGCCCGCCTGGGTAATTATTCTCAGTTTCTTTTTTGCCTGGCTTTGGCCTGTGCTTAACCGGAAAAAGCTGGAGCCCTCCACGCCGGTAAAATTTGGGCTTTCGTTTATTTTTGTGGGTTCGGGGTTTTACGTATTTTATGTTGCCTGCCAGGTGGGAGCTGCTACGGGGTTAATTTCTTTACCCGCTTTTATTCTCGGATACTGCCTTATTATTTGCGGCGAGTTGTGTCTTTCCCCTATTGGCCTGAGCATGGTTACCAAACTGGCTCCTACGCGCATGGTAGCCTTAATGATGGGTATTTTCTTTTTTGCTTCTGCCATTGGGGAATTCCTGGCGGGTAAAATAGGGGCTTTAATGAGCGTGCCGGTAGATGTAGTGAATAACCCTATATTATCATTGCCCTATTATGCGGTTATTTTAAGTAAAATCGGCATGTGGTCGATTGGTACCGGAATAGTGTTAACCTGCTTAAGTCCCGTTATTCGAAAGTGGATGAAGGATGTACGGTAG
- a CDS encoding glycoside hydrolase family 18 protein, giving the protein MRKLTTPFKRLNGTYFFLCFSLIFSATLSLLAQTVPVTNKPVIIGYVGGFRGLINTETISANKLTHINYAFVDVKGNRAFLTNLATDSTNFRKLNLLKKQNPELKILISLGGWSWSENFSDAVLSDTSRQAFAASAAQIVQQYQLDGVDIDWEYPAIKGEEGNIFRPEDTQNFTLMFAALRQELDKLQAQTGKKYLLTTAIPTFTDFINHTEMGKAQQYLDYVNLMTYDYSGGPVAGHHSNLYASKKYDTKDYAAKAVKDYAALGVPTSKMIIGLAFYGKGFNLAEAKGKGIGQKTTGTTRGGGYSDLKDNQINKNGNKAFRDRKAKAPYLYNAAEKKFITYEDEWSVRHKCKFVLANKLAGVMFWEYNSDPKEYLLDEVNRQLK; this is encoded by the coding sequence ATGCGAAAACTTACTACTCCTTTTAAAAGATTAAACGGCACTTATTTCTTCCTTTGTTTTTCGTTAATTTTTTCTGCTACCCTGTCCTTGCTGGCCCAAACTGTACCGGTAACCAACAAGCCGGTTATAATCGGGTACGTAGGTGGTTTCCGGGGACTGATTAATACCGAAACTATCAGCGCGAATAAGTTAACGCACATTAATTATGCCTTCGTAGATGTAAAAGGAAACCGGGCTTTTCTCACGAACCTGGCGACCGATTCTACCAACTTCCGGAAACTCAACCTGCTAAAAAAGCAAAATCCCGAGCTTAAAATATTAATTTCTCTGGGCGGCTGGTCCTGGAGCGAAAATTTCTCGGATGCGGTACTTTCCGATACGTCGCGGCAAGCATTTGCCGCCAGTGCGGCTCAAATAGTCCAGCAATACCAGTTAGATGGCGTCGACATAGATTGGGAATATCCAGCGATAAAAGGCGAAGAAGGCAATATTTTCCGGCCCGAAGACACGCAAAACTTCACGCTCATGTTTGCCGCACTTCGGCAGGAACTGGATAAACTACAAGCCCAAACCGGCAAAAAATATTTACTTACAACGGCCATTCCCACGTTCACGGATTTTATCAACCACACCGAAATGGGCAAGGCGCAGCAATACTTGGACTACGTAAACCTGATGACCTACGATTATTCCGGCGGACCGGTAGCCGGGCACCATAGTAATTTATACGCTTCTAAAAAATACGATACCAAAGACTACGCCGCCAAAGCTGTAAAAGACTATGCTGCTTTGGGAGTACCCACTTCTAAAATGATAATTGGGCTGGCTTTTTACGGCAAAGGTTTTAACCTGGCCGAAGCCAAGGGGAAAGGCATCGGTCAGAAAACGACGGGCACCACCCGGGGCGGAGGTTACTCTGACCTAAAAGACAATCAAATAAATAAAAACGGCAATAAAGCTTTCCGCGACCGAAAAGCAAAAGCGCCTTATTTATATAATGCCGCCGAAAAGAAGTTTATCACCTACGAAGACGAATGGTCCGTCCGGCATAAATGTAAATTCGTGCTCGCCAATAAGCTCGCCGGGGTAATGTTCTGGGAATACAACTCCGACCCAAAGGAATACTTACTCGATGAAGTTAACCGTCAACTGAAATAA
- a CDS encoding CBS domain-containing protein gives MSHVKNILLKKGYATITIESYSTVYNALEMMMKKNVGALLVMDGEKFIGIFTERDYARKVILEGKASKKTLIKEIMNDHPVTVTPTTTIKECMNLMTDKVIRYLPVLEEDKVVGIISMSDIVKHLMEEQKFIIDSLQNYISNQ, from the coding sequence ATGAGCCACGTAAAAAATATTTTACTAAAGAAGGGGTATGCTACTATTACCATAGAATCTTACTCTACGGTTTACAATGCCTTAGAAATGATGATGAAGAAAAACGTAGGGGCTCTGCTGGTAATGGACGGAGAAAAATTTATCGGCATTTTCACCGAAAGGGATTACGCGCGCAAAGTTATTTTGGAAGGAAAAGCCTCGAAAAAAACGCTCATCAAAGAAATCATGAACGACCATCCGGTTACGGTAACTCCCACCACCACCATAAAAGAATGCATGAACCTGATGACCGATAAAGTAATCCGGTATTTACCCGTGTTGGAAGAAGATAAAGTAGTAGGAATTATTTCGATGAGCGATATTGTAAAACACCTGATGGAAGAGCAGAAATTTATTATTGATAGTCTCCAGAATTACATTTCTAATCAATAA
- a CDS encoding T9SS type A sorting domain-containing protein — protein sequence MKTNLRSQKVLCGQHLRNLFFTLFLWQSSLYLLAQPDKLIFKDDFSKNTIKSKWQFTPFWSIAGGVAYNREDYGSLLTSQSFSAESYVIETTVQGFSNAYYRQFLFTFGQAGAAGPESPTYVLKYSPFGGDYLSLSRATDNIYYPDTLLDGAILYPPLATSRWYKFKIAKYKSGLIQVFLDKGPGYGSVPILETIDTTYPPLGHLGWTITTETAPEGFSLDWIEVRTPLTEKPAIREKPANDNLIALAVNNSGKSYEITKLKKGVRAYTDRDYTITTVPTYLQDASFVRTNMADKYNVGESYLNLFFNKYAIIYVAYDPRASKRPVWLQDWQKTNEVIRTTDPGTNYLEVYSILPNPYQGFFGPFQLGGNLASPAANARAQYLVMAVEKPNGQILEAEEAKVADATIDHNHPGYSGTGFVDFIHKKNDYVEWTIQTQVPGTYLVSYTFANGGPTERSLAITADGTSADTVSFSPLGSWGTWAQYSGTKVYLTRGTHKIRATAIGTSGPNLDHISLGYDSHSRAEVVPGRYSRNAPVTLESASARNKLSATVYPNPFEKNTTIVYSLPEKAAVTLVVYNLQGQKVKTIVNKIEAAGTYTVALNATNLPKGVYLYRLNAGTQTVTGKMIRE from the coding sequence ATGAAAACTAATTTACGGTCACAGAAGGTTTTATGCGGGCAGCATCTAAGAAATCTTTTTTTTACTTTATTCTTGTGGCAAAGCTCCCTCTATTTGCTGGCTCAACCGGATAAGCTTATTTTTAAAGATGATTTTAGTAAGAATACCATAAAAAGTAAGTGGCAATTCACGCCGTTCTGGTCTATTGCCGGGGGCGTAGCCTACAATAGGGAAGATTACGGCTCGCTGCTTACCTCGCAAAGTTTCTCCGCGGAGTCGTACGTTATTGAAACTACGGTGCAAGGATTTTCTAATGCGTATTACCGTCAGTTTTTATTTACTTTTGGGCAAGCAGGTGCCGCCGGCCCGGAAAGCCCAACGTATGTTTTAAAGTACTCTCCTTTTGGCGGAGATTATCTGTCGTTATCGCGCGCGACGGATAATATTTATTACCCGGATACTTTACTGGATGGCGCTATCCTCTACCCGCCCTTAGCTACTTCCAGATGGTACAAATTTAAAATTGCCAAATATAAAAGTGGGCTGATTCAGGTATTTCTGGATAAAGGACCCGGCTACGGCTCCGTACCCATCCTGGAAACTATTGATACGACTTATCCCCCATTAGGACATTTAGGTTGGACAATAACCACGGAAACTGCTCCCGAAGGATTTTCTTTGGATTGGATAGAGGTCCGGACGCCTCTCACGGAGAAACCAGCCATCCGGGAAAAACCCGCCAACGATAATCTGATTGCTCTGGCGGTGAATAATAGCGGAAAATCTTACGAAATTACCAAGCTAAAGAAAGGGGTTCGAGCCTACACCGATCGGGATTATACCATTACAACTGTTCCTACCTATTTGCAGGATGCCTCTTTTGTCCGCACAAATATGGCGGACAAGTACAATGTAGGAGAATCTTACCTGAACTTGTTTTTTAATAAATACGCCATTATTTACGTAGCTTACGATCCGCGGGCCTCCAAGCGTCCGGTCTGGCTGCAAGATTGGCAAAAAACCAATGAGGTTATTCGTACGACCGACCCCGGAACAAATTACCTGGAAGTTTACAGTATATTACCGAATCCTTACCAAGGATTTTTCGGGCCTTTTCAATTAGGCGGAAACCTAGCGAGCCCGGCGGCGAATGCGCGCGCCCAATATCTAGTAATGGCCGTAGAAAAGCCTAATGGTCAAATTTTAGAAGCCGAGGAAGCAAAGGTAGCAGACGCCACTATTGATCACAACCACCCGGGTTACAGCGGTACCGGGTTTGTTGATTTTATTCATAAAAAAAATGATTACGTGGAATGGACAATACAAACCCAGGTGCCCGGCACGTATTTAGTAAGTTATACATTTGCTAACGGCGGCCCCACGGAGCGTTCGCTCGCTATTACCGCGGATGGAACGAGCGCGGATACCGTTTCTTTTAGCCCGCTAGGCAGTTGGGGTACTTGGGCGCAGTATTCCGGAACAAAGGTATACTTAACGAGAGGTACGCATAAAATTAGGGCAACCGCTATAGGCACGAGCGGACCTAATTTAGATCATATCAGCTTAGGCTATGACTCCCACTCCCGCGCAGAAGTTGTTCCCGGCCGGTATTCCAGAAATGCCCCGGTTACTCTTGAAAGTGCTTCGGCCCGCAATAAATTATCCGCAACGGTATATCCTAACCCTTTTGAAAAAAATACTACTATTGTTTACTCTTTACCCGAAAAAGCGGCCGTTACCTTAGTAGTATACAACCTGCAAGGACAAAAAGTAAAAACAATAGTCAATAAAATTGAAGCAGCCGGTACGTATACGGTTGCACTTAACGCGACCAATTTACCTAAAGGCGTATACCTGTACCGATTAAATGCCGGAACGCAAACAGTTACTGGTAAAATGATAAGGGAATAA
- a CDS encoding VF530 family protein, with protein MEEQKNNPLHGKTLEMILTHLVEYYGWDELGARININSFTSNPSIKSSLTFLRKTPWARKKVEDLYLKTLS; from the coding sequence ATGGAAGAACAAAAGAATAATCCTTTGCACGGCAAAACCCTAGAGATGATCCTGACGCACTTAGTAGAGTATTACGGTTGGGACGAATTGGGCGCCAGAATTAACATCAACAGCTTTACCAGTAATCCAAGTATTAAATCGAGTTTAACTTTTCTCCGGAAAACGCCTTGGGCTCGCAAAAAAGTAGAAGATCTTTATCTGAAAACCCTGAGTTAA